One window of the Methyloceanibacter stevinii genome contains the following:
- the arsC gene encoding arsenate reductase (glutaredoxin) (This arsenate reductase requires both glutathione and glutaredoxin to convert arsenate to arsenite, after which the efflux transporter formed by ArsA and ArsB can extrude the arsenite from the cell, providing resistance.), translating to MTAVIHHNPNCGTSRNTLKMIEASGEDVRVIEYLETGWTRPQLIALFAGASLTPRTALRVSKSPAEELGLTDPSVSDEAILDAMLEHPILVNRPIVVTPKGIRLCRPSELVLDLLENPHFGVFTKEDGEQIDTGRA from the coding sequence GTGACCGCCGTCATCCACCACAATCCCAACTGCGGCACGTCCCGCAACACGCTCAAGATGATCGAAGCGTCTGGCGAGGACGTCCGTGTCATCGAGTATCTCGAAACGGGATGGACGCGGCCGCAGTTGATCGCCTTGTTTGCGGGCGCATCGCTCACGCCGCGCACGGCACTGCGGGTCAGCAAATCTCCGGCCGAAGAGTTGGGGCTTACAGATCCGTCTGTATCCGACGAGGCGATCCTCGATGCCATGCTGGAGCATCCCATCCTGGTCAATCGGCCGATCGTCGTGACGCCCAAGGGCATTCGCCTGTGCCGCCCGAGCGAACTTGTGCTCGATCTCCTGGAGAATCCGCATTTTGGCGTCTTCA
- a CDS encoding ArsR/SmtB family transcription factor, producing the protein MDFNQSLIALSALGQETRLEVFRLLIRAGDRGMQAGEISDALDVRQNTMSANLSVLVRAGLIRNVREGRTIRYYANINGIRGLLAFLMEDCCGGNAELCKTVLDEIACECGEGERAS; encoded by the coding sequence TCGGCGCTTGGCCAGGAGACGCGGCTGGAAGTCTTTCGGCTTCTGATCCGGGCCGGCGATCGCGGCATGCAAGCCGGAGAAATCAGCGACGCCTTGGATGTCCGGCAAAACACGATGTCGGCCAATTTGAGTGTGCTCGTGCGCGCAGGCCTGATCCGCAACGTGCGCGAGGGCCGAACCATCCGCTATTACGCAAATATCAACGGCATCCGGGGCCTGCTCGCGTTCCTGATGGAAGACTGCTGCGGCGGCAATGCCGAGCTGTGCAAAACCGTTCTCGACGAAATCGCCTGCGAGTGCGGAGAAGGAGAAAGAGCATCGTGA